Proteins from a genomic interval of Tautonia rosea:
- a CDS encoding aminotransferase class V-fold PLP-dependent enzyme, which translates to MIYLDNAATSFPKPEPVYQTLDRFARTQLANPGRSGHRMATEAERTLDQARHTLNQFFNGEEPERWIFTLNCTDALNMAIKGVVNPGDHVITSDLEHNSVSRPLVAMERSGMISLTRLSSHDGYLDPDELRAAITPRTKLVALTHAANVLGTVQPIELIAPVVREANALLLVDAAQSAGVVPIDLRKTPIDLLAFPGHKALYGPTGTGVLYVGSRASVRVWREGGTGGDSKHPVQPEELPYRLEGGTPNVLGIAGLAEGVRWVAGQTIEANRRHEVDLLQRVVDWVEGNGDGWRVAGRWEPATHVGALSLIPPDQDVFPSQDLALGLDASHGIAVRAGLHCAPYIHRALGTYPDGTLRVSPGPFNTSEDIEMLLKALTEMTAGVL; encoded by the coding sequence ATGATTTATCTCGACAACGCCGCAACCAGCTTCCCGAAGCCTGAACCGGTCTATCAGACACTCGACCGCTTCGCCCGGACGCAACTGGCGAACCCGGGTCGGTCGGGACACCGGATGGCGACGGAAGCCGAGCGGACGCTTGATCAGGCCCGGCACACGCTCAACCAATTCTTCAACGGCGAGGAACCGGAGCGCTGGATTTTCACCCTCAATTGCACCGATGCGCTGAACATGGCGATCAAGGGGGTGGTCAATCCGGGAGATCATGTGATCACGTCCGATCTGGAGCACAATTCCGTCAGTCGCCCCCTGGTCGCGATGGAACGATCCGGGATGATTTCTTTGACCCGGCTCAGCTCGCACGATGGCTACCTCGACCCGGACGAACTTCGGGCAGCGATCACGCCCAGGACGAAGCTGGTGGCCCTGACTCATGCCGCCAACGTGCTCGGGACCGTCCAGCCGATCGAGCTGATCGCTCCGGTCGTCCGGGAGGCCAATGCGCTTCTTCTGGTCGATGCCGCACAGTCGGCTGGGGTCGTGCCGATTGACCTGAGGAAGACGCCGATCGATCTGCTGGCATTCCCCGGGCACAAGGCTCTTTACGGACCGACAGGGACGGGGGTGCTTTACGTCGGTTCTCGGGCCTCGGTCCGAGTCTGGCGAGAAGGCGGCACGGGTGGTGATTCGAAGCATCCGGTCCAGCCGGAGGAGCTTCCTTATCGCCTGGAAGGTGGCACGCCGAACGTCCTGGGAATCGCCGGCCTGGCGGAGGGGGTTCGCTGGGTGGCCGGTCAGACGATCGAGGCCAACCGCCGCCACGAGGTCGATCTGTTGCAACGGGTGGTCGACTGGGTCGAAGGCAACGGCGATGGCTGGCGGGTCGCCGGCCGATGGGAGCCGGCCACTCATGTCGGCGCCTTGTCGCTCATTCCCCCTGATCAGGATGTCTTTCCTTCGCAGGATCTGGCGCTCGGCCTGGATGCGAGCCACGGCATTGCCGTGCGGGCCGGCTTGCACTGTGCTCCGTATATCCACCGGGCACTCGGGACCTATCCCGACGGGACGTTGCGGGTGAGTCCTGGACCGTTCAATACCTCGGAAGACATCGAGATGCTGCTCAAGGCACTCACGGAGATGACAGCCGGGGTTCTCTGA
- a CDS encoding ubiquitin-like small modifier protein 1 produces the protein MAKVSIPTPLRPAADGQASLEGAGTTVGEVLADVGRQYPDLHKRLFAAEGQLHQYVNVFVNDEDIRFMDELDTPVKESDEIGIIPAIAGG, from the coding sequence ATGGCCAAGGTTAGCATTCCCACCCCCCTCCGCCCGGCAGCCGATGGCCAGGCGTCGCTCGAAGGCGCTGGAACCACCGTTGGCGAGGTTCTCGCCGATGTCGGTCGTCAGTATCCTGACCTGCACAAGCGGCTCTTCGCGGCAGAGGGGCAATTGCATCAGTATGTGAATGTTTTCGTGAACGACGAGGACATTCGATTCATGGACGAGCTGGACACTCCTGTGAAGGAGAGCGACGAGATTGGCATCATTCCGGCGATTGCCGGTGGCTGA
- a CDS encoding aminoacyl-tRNA deacylase has protein sequence MCIQGYLQQHRVRFEAMLHRPESTASRRAHSVHVPGDQVAKGVLIRADDRFVLTVLPSTHRVDLERLALVLEANRVRLATEDEVSQVFVDCERGAVPPFGRLYGVMTVVDTSLAAWAEIVVEANLRHEDLRLRYRDYEAVEEPLRARFARPIVPKRSRSAGRQAG, from the coding sequence ATGTGCATCCAGGGATACTTGCAACAGCACCGGGTGCGATTTGAGGCGATGCTCCACCGCCCTGAATCGACCGCATCGCGACGGGCGCACAGTGTCCATGTTCCAGGGGATCAGGTGGCCAAAGGGGTTTTGATTCGGGCAGACGATCGGTTCGTGCTGACCGTCTTGCCAAGCACGCACCGGGTGGACCTGGAACGACTGGCCCTGGTATTGGAGGCAAACCGTGTTCGATTGGCGACCGAGGATGAGGTAAGCCAGGTGTTTGTCGATTGCGAGCGGGGAGCTGTGCCTCCGTTCGGCAGGCTCTACGGAGTCATGACGGTGGTCGACACCAGTCTGGCGGCGTGGGCCGAGATTGTGGTTGAGGCCAATCTCAGGCATGAAGATTTGAGGCTGCGGTACCGGGATTACGAGGCGGTTGAGGAACCGCTCCGGGCTCGGTTTGCCAGGCCGATTGTTCCGAAGCGGTCGCGATCCGCCGGGCGTCAGGCCGGTTGA
- the thrC gene encoding threonine synthase: MSSEFVRGLTCRLCGKQYPKEALNFCTEDFGPLEVEYDYEAIGRALSREAIERRPRTMWRYKELLPIDGEPTVGLQVGCTPLIKARRLAEALGVRELYIKNDAVNHPTLSFKDRVVAVALSKAVELGFDTVGCASTGNLAGSVAANASAAGLNAYVLIPDNLEQGKVLGATIYGAKVVAIKGNYDHVNRLCSQIAFRFGWGFVNVNLRPFYAEGSKSMGFEIAEDLGWRTPDHVVAPMAGGSLIGKIFKAFKELEGLGWVDPVKTRMFGAQATGCNPITNTVKTDAKRVKPVRDPQTIAKSLAIGDPADGFFASKLMRETGGWGEDVDDDAIVDAMKLLAETEGIWAETAGGVTLAVTRKLIEQGKIDRNGSTVICITGNGLKTQEAIIDRIALPPVIAPNLAEFESLVGASAPADSELAPVGA, encoded by the coding sequence GTGAGTTCCGAATTCGTCCGCGGCCTGACCTGTCGCCTTTGCGGGAAGCAGTACCCCAAGGAAGCCCTGAATTTTTGCACGGAAGACTTCGGCCCGCTTGAGGTCGAATACGACTACGAGGCGATTGGCCGAGCCCTGAGCCGCGAGGCGATCGAGCGCCGCCCTCGGACGATGTGGCGTTACAAGGAGCTCTTGCCAATCGACGGCGAGCCGACCGTGGGCTTACAGGTCGGCTGCACACCGCTCATCAAGGCCAGGCGCCTGGCCGAGGCCCTCGGGGTTCGAGAGCTGTACATCAAGAACGACGCGGTCAATCATCCGACCCTCTCGTTCAAGGATCGGGTGGTGGCCGTTGCCCTGTCGAAAGCCGTGGAACTGGGCTTCGACACCGTCGGCTGCGCTTCGACAGGGAACCTGGCCGGATCAGTGGCCGCGAACGCCTCGGCGGCGGGGCTGAATGCCTACGTCCTGATCCCGGACAACCTGGAGCAAGGAAAGGTCCTGGGCGCGACGATTTACGGCGCCAAGGTTGTGGCGATCAAGGGAAATTACGACCACGTCAACCGGCTTTGCTCGCAGATTGCCTTCCGGTTCGGCTGGGGGTTCGTCAACGTGAATCTCCGGCCGTTCTACGCCGAGGGGTCGAAGTCGATGGGCTTCGAGATTGCCGAGGACCTGGGCTGGCGAACGCCGGACCACGTCGTCGCGCCGATGGCCGGTGGCAGCCTGATCGGCAAGATCTTCAAGGCATTCAAGGAGCTGGAAGGGTTGGGCTGGGTCGATCCGGTCAAGACCCGGATGTTCGGCGCCCAGGCGACCGGCTGCAATCCGATCACGAACACGGTCAAAACCGACGCCAAACGGGTCAAGCCGGTTCGAGACCCGCAGACGATCGCCAAGAGCCTGGCCATTGGCGATCCGGCCGACGGCTTCTTCGCGTCGAAGCTGATGAGGGAAACCGGTGGCTGGGGTGAAGACGTGGACGATGATGCGATCGTCGACGCCATGAAGCTGCTGGCCGAGACTGAAGGTATTTGGGCCGAGACGGCCGGCGGCGTGACCCTGGCGGTGACCCGGAAGCTGATCGAGCAGGGGAAGATCGACCGCAACGGCTCGACGGTCATCTGTATCACGGGGAACGGCTTGAAGACGCAGGAAGCCATCATCGACCGCATTGCCCTTCCCCCGGTGATCGCGCCGAACCTGGCCGAGTTTGAATCGCTGGTCGGAGCGTCCGCCCCGGCCGATTCGGAACTGGCCCCGGTCGGTGCCTGA
- a CDS encoding DUF1559 domain-containing protein, whose product MTDSRRRGFTLIELLVVIAIIGVLIALLLPAVQSAREAARRSQCVNNMKQMGLAMHNYHQAVGVFPMGNARAFSNPGVVTDWGTFSAHAMMLPFLEQNQVAQACNFDWTVWYGVGNQINLTVWNVRVSSFQCPSDPNSGKDHFNNYHGNFGTGTDPWATQTNGVFAPRFTAYGVQDLVDGSSNTISHVEALTGDYRRLGQNYRMMASGVPGGGLPSNMLMFDARQNMQLIFEQGQECLQRMRTTPGSNSNRGARWQTGSPGLTLTNIILTPNSDQFPFSACRWDCGPGCGTDFGHLFVPSSLHPGGINVLFADGSVRFVKDTVNINVWMSLGSRDGGEVVSSDQF is encoded by the coding sequence ATGACAGATTCTCGCCGCCGCGGTTTCACACTGATCGAGCTTCTGGTGGTCATTGCCATTATTGGCGTTCTTATCGCACTTTTGCTTCCGGCAGTACAATCGGCCCGTGAAGCCGCTCGACGCTCACAGTGCGTCAACAACATGAAGCAGATGGGCCTGGCCATGCATAATTATCACCAGGCGGTCGGCGTGTTTCCGATGGGCAATGCCCGAGCGTTCTCCAACCCCGGTGTGGTCACCGACTGGGGCACCTTCAGCGCTCACGCCATGATGTTGCCGTTCCTGGAACAGAACCAGGTGGCCCAGGCTTGCAACTTCGACTGGACCGTCTGGTACGGCGTGGGGAACCAGATCAACCTCACGGTCTGGAATGTTCGGGTTTCGAGTTTCCAGTGCCCCTCGGATCCGAATTCCGGGAAAGACCACTTCAACAACTATCACGGCAATTTCGGCACGGGAACCGACCCCTGGGCGACGCAGACCAATGGCGTGTTCGCGCCGCGGTTCACCGCCTACGGGGTGCAAGACCTCGTCGACGGAAGCTCCAACACGATCTCCCACGTCGAGGCACTGACCGGCGATTACCGGAGGCTCGGCCAGAATTATCGCATGATGGCCTCCGGTGTGCCCGGCGGTGGCCTGCCTTCGAACATGCTGATGTTCGACGCCCGGCAGAACATGCAGCTGATCTTTGAACAGGGTCAGGAGTGCCTGCAGAGAATGCGGACGACCCCCGGCTCGAATTCCAACCGAGGCGCCCGCTGGCAGACCGGTTCCCCGGGGCTGACGTTGACCAACATCATCCTCACGCCGAACTCGGACCAATTTCCGTTCAGCGCCTGTCGTTGGGATTGCGGCCCAGGCTGCGGGACGGACTTCGGACACCTCTTTGTGCCGTCCAGTCTCCATCCCGGCGGCATCAATGTGCTGTTCGCCGATGGTTCGGTACGCTTTGTGAAAGACACCGTCAATATTAATGTCTGGATGTCGCTCGGCTCCCGAGATGGCGGCGAGGTGGTCAGCAGCGACCAGTTCTGA
- a CDS encoding proline dehydrogenase family protein: MATVVKTPPVPGSHAVEERTREIGRALFRQIGRGPSPFDRSWWDDQLMGLTMEDPEVKVQLFRFIDALPTLVEPASVRRHLNEYLQEAGDRVPNLISMPLSLAPSGAVGDRMLARMARAAATRMARRFITGSTPEEAFRTVLSLRRKGVAFTADLLGEAVITDREAEVYQRTCLELIQGLAEPLAAEPEIPRIDRDNRGPIPRVNLSLKLTSLTPRFDPTAAEATTDRVLNRLRPILREAMTCHAFVNVDMEQYAFKDLTYAIFRRALDEPEFRDYPHFGIVCQAYLIDAETDLRNLRDWAETRGTPITIRLVKGAYWDYEVLLAHQVGWPLPVYSRKWETDACFERCSEFLLDHHQWLRPAFGSHNVRSLAHAMASAEVREIPIDAYEVQILHGMGDPIRRALVGRGHRVRVYSPYGAMLPGMAYLVRRLLENTSNESFLRASAHGDVPVEELLRNPQEVGTMRAVVTRPRNEAKPSGKLPPFTNQPPIDFARAENRDRMRSALDHVRAQLGREYPLQIGRDEIRTDDRLVSESPNDVSLIVGRTAKAKPEHADRALTIAESVYPSWSSTPAQTRADVLFKAAAIMRAHLFELAAWEVFECAKPWAEATSDVDEAIDFCEFYARRMLDLADPRHRDVPGETNRLEYFGRGVAVVIPPWNFPLAIPCGMTVAALVAGCPVILKPAEQSPIIAWHLVQILREAGAPPEVIQYLPGVGEEVGAALVDDPRTAVVAFTGSKAVGLTINRVAAETKAGQSHVKRVIAEMGGKNAIIIDDDADLDEAVVGVLTSAFGYAGQKCSAASRAIVLDGIYDAFVQRLAEALPSWTVGPADDPDPAIPPVISAEARHRINDYKQIARSEGRVVAELDIGSLADRGHYVGPMIVADVAPKARIAQEEVFGPILTVIRARDLDDALRITTEVEYALTAGLYSRSPAHIDRVSRSLRVGNLYINRPCTGALVDRQPFGGFKMSGIGTKAGGPDYLLEFLLARSITENTMRRGFAPDIEELADREPSTFAQP; this comes from the coding sequence ATGGCGACCGTTGTGAAAACACCACCTGTCCCCGGATCACACGCCGTCGAGGAGCGCACCCGGGAAATTGGCCGCGCCTTGTTTCGGCAAATCGGTCGAGGCCCCTCCCCCTTCGATCGTTCCTGGTGGGACGATCAATTGATGGGCCTGACGATGGAGGATCCCGAGGTCAAGGTCCAGCTCTTTCGATTCATCGATGCCTTGCCGACGCTCGTCGAGCCAGCCTCCGTCCGCCGCCACCTGAATGAATATCTCCAGGAGGCGGGCGACCGCGTCCCAAACCTCATCTCCATGCCCCTCTCCCTGGCCCCTTCCGGCGCCGTGGGCGACCGAATGCTTGCCCGAATGGCCCGAGCCGCCGCGACGCGGATGGCCCGACGGTTTATCACCGGGAGCACTCCCGAGGAAGCCTTTCGAACCGTCCTCAGTCTCCGCCGCAAGGGCGTTGCCTTCACCGCCGACCTGCTCGGCGAGGCTGTCATCACCGATCGCGAGGCCGAGGTCTATCAGCGCACCTGTCTTGAGTTGATCCAGGGGCTCGCCGAACCGCTCGCCGCCGAGCCCGAAATTCCGAGAATCGACCGCGACAATCGTGGCCCGATCCCCCGCGTCAACCTCTCGCTGAAGCTGACGAGCCTCACCCCTCGCTTCGACCCAACCGCTGCCGAGGCCACAACCGATCGCGTGCTCAATCGCCTTCGACCGATCCTTCGGGAAGCCATGACTTGCCACGCGTTCGTCAACGTCGACATGGAGCAGTACGCGTTCAAGGACCTGACTTACGCGATCTTCCGCCGCGCCCTCGACGAGCCCGAGTTCCGCGACTACCCCCATTTCGGCATCGTCTGCCAGGCCTACCTGATCGACGCCGAGACCGATTTGCGGAACCTCCGCGACTGGGCCGAGACCCGAGGCACTCCGATCACAATCCGCCTAGTCAAGGGAGCCTACTGGGATTACGAGGTCCTGCTTGCCCATCAGGTCGGTTGGCCACTGCCTGTTTATTCCCGGAAGTGGGAAACCGACGCCTGCTTTGAACGCTGCTCGGAGTTCCTGCTCGATCATCACCAGTGGCTCCGCCCCGCCTTCGGCAGCCACAACGTGCGAAGCCTCGCCCACGCGATGGCCTCGGCCGAGGTCCGTGAGATTCCGATCGACGCCTACGAGGTTCAGATCCTTCACGGCATGGGTGATCCGATCCGCCGCGCCCTGGTCGGCCGGGGCCATCGGGTCCGCGTTTATTCCCCGTACGGAGCCATGTTGCCCGGCATGGCCTACCTGGTCCGTCGCCTGCTCGAAAACACGTCGAACGAGTCGTTCCTCCGGGCCAGTGCCCACGGCGACGTGCCGGTCGAGGAACTCTTGAGAAACCCCCAGGAGGTCGGAACCATGCGAGCCGTCGTCACCCGGCCTCGGAACGAGGCCAAGCCTTCAGGCAAGCTTCCTCCCTTTACCAATCAGCCCCCGATCGACTTCGCGAGAGCCGAGAATCGGGATCGCATGCGATCGGCCCTCGATCACGTCCGTGCTCAGCTCGGCCGCGAGTACCCGTTGCAAATCGGCCGCGATGAGATTCGGACCGATGATCGACTCGTCTCCGAGAGCCCCAACGACGTGTCCCTCATCGTCGGACGCACCGCGAAGGCCAAACCTGAACACGCCGACCGCGCATTGACGATCGCCGAATCGGTCTATCCGTCCTGGTCTTCAACCCCCGCCCAAACCCGCGCCGACGTCCTGTTCAAGGCCGCCGCGATCATGCGAGCCCACCTCTTCGAGCTGGCCGCCTGGGAAGTCTTCGAGTGTGCCAAGCCCTGGGCCGAGGCCACCTCCGACGTCGACGAGGCGATCGACTTCTGCGAGTTCTACGCCCGTCGGATGCTCGACCTGGCCGACCCACGTCATCGAGACGTTCCCGGCGAAACGAACCGCCTCGAATACTTCGGCCGAGGGGTCGCTGTGGTCATCCCTCCCTGGAATTTTCCGCTGGCCATCCCTTGCGGCATGACCGTCGCGGCCCTGGTTGCCGGATGCCCAGTGATCCTAAAGCCGGCCGAGCAATCGCCGATCATCGCCTGGCACCTTGTCCAGATTCTCCGAGAGGCCGGTGCGCCTCCCGAGGTCATCCAGTACCTCCCCGGCGTCGGCGAAGAGGTCGGGGCCGCCCTCGTCGATGACCCGAGAACCGCCGTCGTCGCCTTCACCGGCTCGAAGGCCGTCGGCCTGACCATCAACCGCGTTGCCGCCGAGACCAAGGCCGGCCAGTCCCACGTCAAGCGCGTCATCGCCGAGATGGGGGGCAAGAACGCGATCATCATCGACGACGACGCCGACCTCGACGAAGCCGTCGTCGGCGTGCTCACGAGCGCCTTCGGCTACGCCGGCCAGAAGTGCTCTGCCGCCTCCCGAGCCATCGTGCTCGACGGTATCTACGACGCCTTCGTTCAGCGACTGGCCGAAGCCCTGCCCTCCTGGACCGTCGGCCCAGCCGACGACCCCGATCCGGCCATCCCCCCGGTCATCAGCGCCGAGGCTCGTCATCGGATCAACGATTACAAGCAGATTGCCCGCTCCGAGGGCCGCGTCGTCGCTGAGCTCGACATCGGCTCGCTCGCCGATCGCGGCCACTACGTCGGGCCGATGATCGTCGCCGATGTGGCCCCGAAGGCCCGGATCGCCCAGGAAGAAGTCTTCGGCCCAATCCTAACGGTCATCCGCGCGCGGGATCTCGACGACGCCCTGCGGATCACCACCGAGGTTGAATACGCCCTGACCGCCGGCCTCTATTCCCGGAGCCCCGCGCACATTGACCGCGTCTCGCGATCGCTTCGGGTTGGCAACCTCTACATCAACCGCCCCTGCACCGGCGCGCTCGTCGACCGCCAGCCATTCGGCGGTTTCAAGATGTCGGGCATCGGCACCAAGGCCGGAGGCCCCGATTATCTCCTCGAATTCCTGCTCGCCCGCTCGATTACCGAGAACACCATGAGGCGAGGATTTGCTCCCGACATCGAGGAGCTGGCCGATCGCGAACCCTCGACCTTCGCCCAGCCCTGA
- a CDS encoding BON domain-containing protein has translation MIAMLKRISIASGVLAAALVAAAPAMAGDRVSNQQAADDVAAALRSLPALTGQQLSISAKDGVVTLSGTVSNAAQRSAAIERVRYLPGVNTVLDGILVSNDESVQATQYQVAHNGMRSATTFDSGPIGTPMMGASPMIGDAGMGGPLPEGPAGFGGGTQASSPGYPNYAWPSYAPYPNFSAVGYPTAYPWQAWPNIGPIHPYPEVPLDWRAVTLRWDDGIWFLDFKKHYTRPFFTPYPFGLFAY, from the coding sequence ATGATCGCGATGCTGAAACGGATTTCGATCGCATCGGGCGTGCTTGCCGCGGCCCTCGTCGCGGCGGCCCCGGCCATGGCCGGAGACCGCGTTTCGAACCAGCAAGCCGCCGATGACGTGGCAGCGGCCCTGCGTTCGCTCCCGGCGCTTACGGGGCAGCAACTTTCGATCTCTGCGAAGGATGGGGTTGTGACCCTCTCCGGCACCGTCTCGAACGCCGCACAGCGTTCGGCGGCCATCGAGCGCGTTCGTTACCTTCCGGGTGTGAACACGGTCCTCGATGGAATCCTCGTCTCCAACGACGAGAGCGTGCAGGCAACCCAGTATCAGGTTGCTCACAATGGAATGCGTTCGGCTACCACCTTCGACAGTGGTCCAATCGGCACCCCGATGATGGGAGCCTCTCCCATGATCGGTGATGCCGGCATGGGCGGTCCGCTGCCCGAAGGCCCTGCAGGATTTGGTGGTGGTACCCAGGCTTCATCTCCTGGATATCCGAACTATGCCTGGCCGAGCTACGCTCCTTACCCCAACTTCTCTGCGGTCGGCTACCCGACGGCGTACCCCTGGCAGGCATGGCCGAATATCGGCCCGATCCATCCGTATCCGGAAGTCCCCCTCGATTGGCGCGCGGTGACGCTGCGGTGGGATGACGGCATTTGGTTCCTCGACTTCAAGAAGCACTACACCCGGCCGTTCTTCACGCCCTACCCGTTCGGCTTGTTCGCGTACTGA
- a CDS encoding acyltransferase family protein — MSTATAPEIAPPVSPAPANPRMSWIDTFRGLSIVLVVLGHVLGGLAFAAFVPEAGKERLWAAYDLLYTFRMPALFLASGLFAARSVRKGWPKFAGDKARTLAYPYLLWSLIAWGCHSLVSGMTNSQADPLTPLKMLYDPMQGVWFLYVLFAVMMAFGLWTAKGGNRAGFLAIGVVLHFLVPLWVGAPSLLVQVGLFAVYFGLGLVVADHIRLLGEWLKPRRLVWFVPLAFGLMKGAVAMGWDEHAWLDLVPALFGTLGMFGVAMVLDRLPGVEALRYCGRHSLQIYVASGHASVATRILLSRGLNFTGLPMHIVLGTAAGLIVPLALVAVSKAIGFRYLFTWPASDSPGEQKGTATKARGPIGGPRPRVASVPSP, encoded by the coding sequence ATGAGTACCGCAACGGCTCCCGAGATCGCTCCGCCGGTATCGCCGGCCCCGGCGAACCCAAGGATGAGCTGGATCGACACGTTCCGGGGGCTCTCCATCGTCCTGGTCGTGCTTGGCCACGTGCTTGGGGGACTGGCGTTTGCGGCGTTCGTCCCTGAAGCGGGCAAGGAGCGGCTCTGGGCGGCGTATGACCTGCTTTACACGTTTCGAATGCCCGCCTTGTTTCTGGCGTCGGGGCTCTTTGCCGCGCGATCGGTGCGAAAAGGGTGGCCGAAATTCGCGGGAGACAAGGCCCGGACACTGGCCTATCCGTACTTGCTCTGGTCGTTGATCGCCTGGGGATGCCACTCCCTCGTCTCGGGGATGACTAACTCGCAGGCCGACCCGCTGACCCCGCTGAAGATGCTCTACGACCCGATGCAGGGGGTCTGGTTCCTGTACGTCCTGTTTGCGGTGATGATGGCCTTTGGCCTCTGGACGGCAAAGGGGGGGAACCGGGCAGGCTTCCTGGCGATCGGGGTGGTCTTGCACTTCCTGGTACCGCTCTGGGTCGGCGCTCCGTCACTCTTGGTGCAGGTCGGACTGTTCGCTGTGTATTTTGGTCTGGGCCTGGTTGTGGCCGATCACATCCGGTTGCTCGGCGAGTGGCTCAAGCCTCGGCGGCTCGTCTGGTTCGTGCCGTTGGCCTTCGGATTGATGAAGGGGGCCGTGGCGATGGGATGGGACGAACATGCCTGGCTGGATCTGGTTCCCGCCCTCTTTGGAACACTCGGGATGTTCGGGGTGGCGATGGTGCTGGATCGCTTGCCGGGGGTCGAGGCGTTGCGGTATTGCGGGAGACATTCGCTGCAAATCTATGTGGCAAGCGGTCATGCGTCGGTGGCGACCAGGATTCTGTTGTCTCGTGGGTTGAATTTCACGGGGTTGCCGATGCACATCGTCCTGGGGACTGCGGCTGGGTTGATCGTGCCGCTAGCCTTGGTGGCGGTCAGCAAGGCGATCGGGTTCCGCTACCTGTTTACCTGGCCGGCTTCGGACAGCCCGGGCGAGCAAAAGGGGACCGCGACCAAGGCTCGGGGACCGATTGGAGGGCCTCGGCCGAGAGTCGCGAGCGTGCCGAGCCCTTGA
- a CDS encoding ThiF family adenylyltransferase, with product MQPFADVPAELERYSRQIRFQNLGEDGQRKLINSRVTICGCGALGTVLANHLVRAGVGFVRVVDRDFIETHNLQRQILFDENDVADNLPKAEAAARKLRAINSQVTIEPVVTDIDHTNILDLVSDADLILDGTDNFETRYLINDAAVKLGKPWVFGGVIGSEGQTMTILPGETPCLRCVVETSPPPGMTPTCETAGVLGPAVAVVASFEAVEAIKILGDKHTSINRELIMFDIWDWSFRRLKIASLKGKVDCPCCGQQNFEWLEGRMGSHTTALCGRNAVQVAARRDSPLDFAELGGRLSPLGEVRHNAYMLRFATEGYEFTVFPDGRAIIKGTNDIAKARTLYAQFVGS from the coding sequence ATGCAACCCTTTGCCGACGTTCCCGCCGAACTCGAACGCTACAGCCGTCAGATTCGCTTCCAGAACCTGGGCGAGGACGGCCAGCGCAAACTGATCAACAGTCGGGTGACCATTTGCGGCTGCGGGGCGCTTGGCACCGTGCTGGCGAATCACCTGGTGCGGGCCGGGGTCGGCTTCGTGCGAGTGGTCGATCGCGACTTCATCGAAACCCACAACCTGCAACGTCAGATTCTCTTTGATGAGAACGACGTTGCCGACAATCTGCCCAAGGCCGAAGCGGCCGCTCGGAAGCTGCGGGCAATCAATAGCCAGGTGACGATCGAGCCGGTTGTCACGGACATCGATCATACGAACATTCTCGATCTTGTTTCCGACGCGGATCTGATTCTCGACGGGACCGACAATTTCGAGACGCGCTACCTGATCAACGACGCGGCCGTCAAGCTGGGCAAGCCCTGGGTCTTCGGTGGGGTGATCGGCAGCGAAGGGCAAACGATGACGATCTTGCCCGGCGAGACACCCTGTTTGCGATGCGTCGTCGAGACAAGCCCTCCTCCGGGAATGACACCGACCTGCGAGACGGCCGGAGTGCTCGGGCCGGCGGTGGCGGTGGTGGCGTCGTTCGAGGCGGTCGAGGCGATCAAGATCCTGGGCGACAAGCATACGTCGATCAACCGAGAGTTGATCATGTTTGACATCTGGGACTGGTCATTCCGCCGCCTGAAGATTGCTTCGCTGAAGGGAAAGGTGGACTGCCCTTGTTGCGGCCAACAGAACTTCGAGTGGCTCGAAGGGAGGATGGGATCGCATACGACGGCCCTTTGCGGTCGCAATGCCGTCCAGGTGGCCGCTCGGCGGGATTCGCCCCTCGATTTCGCCGAACTCGGCGGCCGGCTCTCGCCGCTTGGTGAGGTGCGGCATAATGCCTATATGCTTCGGTTCGCGACCGAGGGCTACGAGTTCACGGTGTTTCCGGATGGTCGGGCCATCATCAAGGGAACGAACGACATTGCCAAGGCTCGGACGCTTTACGCTCAATTCGTTGGAAGTTGA